From a region of the Leptospira kmetyi serovar Malaysia str. Bejo-Iso9 genome:
- a CDS encoding LIC10920 family plasminogen-binding lipoprotein produces MILFSCANHKDQNNVDLKVLLADGNVIFINGEVDPDKISSCGVAVPGTTSTGTTGTTGTTGTTGTTGTSNTRYTVTSQLIMKTTGESLVLRFQFDSSQYQGSVDPQQGFSYSGGLFAKTVTGNVGKVEWGTSGIPVYPTSNGAAQQQTLQYMEIDISLTGKLLNTSTSTGILNQCYTADNVNCTSITTTQQCFTQDNQTCVSTASSTGTSVTITGSIHCNAKNVIPSGGATTTP; encoded by the coding sequence ATGATTCTTTTCAGTTGCGCCAATCATAAAGATCAAAATAACGTCGACCTCAAGGTTTTGCTCGCCGACGGAAATGTAATTTTCATCAATGGAGAAGTCGATCCAGATAAGATCTCCTCTTGCGGAGTCGCCGTCCCCGGAACCACTTCCACGGGAACAACCGGTACTACGGGAACGACAGGGACCACGGGAACAACCGGTACAAGTAATACTCGTTATACGGTCACAAGCCAGTTGATCATGAAAACAACCGGAGAATCTTTGGTTCTTCGGTTTCAATTCGATTCTTCCCAATACCAAGGTTCGGTGGACCCGCAACAGGGTTTCAGTTATTCCGGCGGACTTTTTGCGAAAACGGTTACGGGTAACGTGGGTAAGGTGGAATGGGGAACATCCGGAATTCCCGTTTATCCGACCAGCAACGGCGCAGCCCAACAACAAACGCTTCAATATATGGAGATCGACATTTCTCTAACCGGAAAGCTTCTCAACACTTCTACAAGCACGGGAATTCTCAATCAGTGTTATACAGCCGATAACGTAAATTGCACTTCCATAACGACTACGCAGCAGTGTTTTACGCAGGACAACCAAACCTGCGTTTCCACCGCTTCATCTACCGGAACTTCCGTAACGATTACTGGAAGCATTCATTGTAACGCGAAGAACGTGATTCCGAGCGGCGGTGCGACAACGACTCCGTAA
- a CDS encoding LBF_2804 family protein → MGSPEEEYKPGLLERWGIRVLADLARRDKRSPGNWDAQEFGSGSKKVIGWTVFWALHTGFWTTFFIILVEKLFPENPELWSPVFLEKWTWTGLALLLGTVLEFYLLYRIGLSSVYRMTRLAGLDLQEDPDLITSVSNLLSRLALEIPDPDLKLLGIDPYRLTNKQSLFLTTLLYKAKVFLSNLVAKIVIRKILARNSFRVYADFVAAPITAIWDAIVLYIILKELRTRLLTRIVSKELVDDILARKESLSRNAQIACMTAIGNSIVFTQRFHPNLEYILIKLHKAFQIENYHFRLDEWESFEKLLRDLNESERDFCLKILSITCCFDGKISSFEKKHLPLVFGKDSAERLIWVQKLADAINDGDLEKSRELARLD, encoded by the coding sequence ATGGGTTCTCCCGAAGAAGAATACAAACCGGGACTTCTGGAACGATGGGGCATCCGCGTTTTAGCGGATCTCGCGCGAAGAGACAAAAGATCCCCGGGGAATTGGGACGCCCAGGAATTCGGATCGGGTTCCAAAAAGGTCATAGGATGGACCGTGTTTTGGGCCTTGCACACGGGCTTTTGGACTACGTTCTTTATCATTCTCGTTGAAAAACTTTTTCCCGAAAATCCGGAACTTTGGTCTCCCGTATTTTTGGAAAAATGGACTTGGACCGGACTCGCGCTTTTGCTCGGAACCGTTTTGGAATTTTATCTTTTGTATCGAATCGGTTTGTCTTCCGTATATCGAATGACCCGTCTTGCGGGTTTGGATTTGCAGGAAGATCCCGATCTGATTACGAGCGTTAGCAATCTTCTTTCCAGACTTGCGTTGGAGATTCCCGATCCGGATCTGAAACTTTTGGGAATCGATCCGTATCGTCTTACGAACAAACAAAGTCTTTTTCTAACGACTCTTCTTTATAAGGCGAAGGTGTTTTTGTCGAACCTCGTGGCAAAGATCGTGATTCGAAAAATTCTCGCTCGAAATTCCTTTCGGGTTTACGCGGACTTCGTTGCCGCGCCGATCACCGCGATTTGGGACGCGATCGTACTTTACATTATTCTAAAGGAGTTGAGAACCCGTCTTCTTACGCGGATCGTTTCCAAGGAACTCGTTGACGATATTCTTGCCAGAAAAGAATCCTTGAGCAGAAACGCGCAGATCGCTTGTATGACCGCGATCGGAAACTCGATCGTATTTACGCAAAGATTTCATCCGAACTTGGAATACATTCTGATCAAACTTCATAAAGCGTTTCAAATCGAGAATTATCATTTTCGTTTGGACGAGTGGGAATCCTTTGAAAAACTTCTGCGGGATTTGAACGAATCGGAAAGGGATTTCTGTTTAAAAATTCTAAGCATAACCTGCTGTTTTGACGGGAAGATTTCCTCTTTCGAAAAAAAACATCTTCCTTTGGTTTTCGGCAAGGATTCGGCGGAACGTTTGATTTGGGTTCAAAAATTGGCGGACGCGATCAACGACGGAGATCTTGAAAAATCCAGAGAACTCGCCCGGCTCGATTGA
- a CDS encoding PAS domain-containing protein, with the protein MHVIIQWLESIFESIPLPILETWGSFGFIVGFVLMLSAFTGFSLKLEGGFGIRREVQFWNTQALLSIPFTFVLIFITGYLGSFIVLVPGAQTFESLKDLSVFLCILLFGFPALIAVPFAYGLSDLIEGVPAGFLLDWLVGYFINPACFWVAYRLIGKNPDFTKGKVWIKYILFVIVFMTIEPLLWGHLCSKQFSPAISYRNITPALFFTTSITWALAPFAMLVFLPIAKKYEMFWAEIPGHVRESFFDFKNWVWEKETGQDTEGKSNQGLPIRMLLVAPFILLVLVMVGATAYLNLRSAEMAADKLAGRLHQEISENLNLHLDRFLDRTQNENEPSRLEGINHLLKSTNVSAHGRAIIIDRSGNLIGSSRIANGKETIVDQDSDPVIENAIGTLRTKLGDLNALHEPIQFQFDVVTAKPLALETWLTQATPYQDNSGNLNWILITSIPSAYYLEGVRIGSSQSAMVFAVALTSSLLIAAFLAGFVTAPIRRISNASSAMAKGDFDQRVPSSRLEELGSLSLTFNHMAEQLQESFRRTKSSEEQFRDLVATTPGIVWEADALTFTFTFVSQQVEDMLGYSVEEWKQPGFWAEHLHPDDRQWAVEFCIACTGRMEAHDFEYRFLKKNGGFVWLRDIVKVIVKNNQPKWLRGVMVDITERKQIEAKLLERNQFIESILDITPDILYIYDIEERRNVYSNNGIEVVLGYSPDEMKEMGENLIPILMHPEDFPKYLKEVVPQYANMSDKDIIEHSYRMKHKKTGQWRWLISRERIYQRNSNHGPKQIFGIIYDITKSKEAEETILDLNANLERKIDIRTEELSKSNSDLREAVFNLERIMKELQEAQDQLLLSEKLAALGQLAAGMTHELNTPLGAILSSNRAILEILQKELKGIPEILSGLNREESESFNILLEESLKDAFQSEIIPDRSLKKELHRMFKNAGFDDYDDVTSSVLDIGAYRLGERLIDLLKTEKRTNLLATVGSLSTIVRLSNVIAIASGKASHVVEALKNYLNPGGSEQEEGIVAVDIKSEIETILTLYHTKIKYGVEIVKDYKTDGLCLGNGNRLNQVWINLLNNGLQSMNYQGKIEISLEEQHPWIITSFIDSGAGIPDSIKDKIFEPFFTTKKQGEGIGLGLDICKKIIEKMGGRIEFESVPGRTKFSVWLKAARSV; encoded by the coding sequence ATGCACGTCATCATTCAATGGCTTGAATCTATCTTCGAATCGATTCCGCTTCCGATTTTGGAAACCTGGGGAAGTTTCGGATTTATCGTTGGATTCGTTTTGATGCTCTCCGCTTTCACCGGCTTTAGTTTAAAACTAGAAGGCGGTTTCGGAATCAGAAGAGAGGTTCAGTTCTGGAATACCCAGGCTCTTTTGAGCATTCCGTTTACCTTCGTATTAATTTTTATCACCGGTTATTTGGGTTCCTTTATCGTTTTGGTTCCGGGCGCTCAAACTTTCGAATCGCTCAAAGATCTTTCCGTTTTTCTTTGTATTCTTTTGTTCGGATTTCCCGCTTTGATCGCGGTTCCGTTCGCATACGGTCTTTCGGATTTGATCGAAGGAGTTCCCGCCGGTTTTCTTCTGGATTGGCTCGTGGGATACTTTATAAATCCTGCATGTTTTTGGGTCGCCTATCGATTGATAGGGAAGAATCCCGATTTTACGAAAGGCAAGGTCTGGATTAAATATATTCTGTTCGTGATCGTTTTTATGACGATCGAACCCTTGCTCTGGGGACATCTTTGTTCCAAACAATTCTCCCCCGCGATCTCTTACAGAAACATAACTCCGGCTTTGTTTTTTACGACTTCGATCACATGGGCGCTCGCTCCTTTTGCGATGTTGGTCTTTCTTCCGATCGCGAAAAAATACGAAATGTTTTGGGCGGAAATTCCCGGACATGTTCGGGAATCTTTTTTCGATTTTAAGAATTGGGTTTGGGAAAAAGAAACCGGACAGGACACGGAAGGAAAGTCGAACCAAGGTCTTCCGATTCGAATGCTTTTGGTGGCTCCTTTTATTTTACTCGTGCTCGTGATGGTGGGCGCGACCGCGTATTTGAATTTGAGAAGCGCGGAGATGGCCGCGGACAAACTCGCCGGAAGATTGCATCAGGAAATTTCGGAGAACCTCAATCTGCATCTGGATCGTTTTTTGGACAGGACCCAAAACGAAAACGAACCTTCGCGTTTGGAAGGAATCAATCATCTGTTAAAGTCGACGAACGTTTCCGCGCACGGACGCGCGATCATCATCGATCGATCCGGAAATCTGATCGGTTCTTCGAGAATCGCAAACGGAAAGGAAACGATCGTGGACCAGGATTCGGATCCGGTGATCGAAAACGCGATCGGAACGCTTCGAACTAAATTAGGAGATTTGAATGCGCTTCACGAACCGATTCAGTTTCAATTCGACGTGGTCACGGCAAAACCGCTCGCGTTGGAAACCTGGCTCACTCAAGCGACTCCGTATCAGGACAACAGCGGAAATCTCAACTGGATTCTGATCACTTCGATTCCTTCCGCATATTATCTGGAAGGGGTGAGAATCGGAAGCAGTCAATCGGCGATGGTCTTTGCGGTCGCGTTGACTTCCTCCCTTTTGATCGCGGCCTTTCTCGCGGGTTTTGTCACGGCTCCGATCCGAAGAATTTCGAACGCGAGTAGCGCGATGGCAAAAGGCGATTTTGATCAACGCGTTCCTTCGAGTCGTTTGGAAGAATTAGGATCTCTTTCCCTTACGTTCAATCACATGGCGGAACAACTTCAGGAATCGTTCCGAAGAACAAAATCCAGCGAAGAACAGTTCCGTGATCTTGTCGCCACCACGCCCGGGATCGTTTGGGAAGCGGACGCGTTGACGTTCACCTTTACGTTCGTCAGTCAACAAGTCGAGGACATGCTCGGTTATTCCGTGGAAGAATGGAAACAACCCGGATTCTGGGCGGAACATCTGCATCCGGACGATCGCCAATGGGCCGTCGAATTCTGCATCGCTTGTACCGGAAGAATGGAAGCGCACGATTTCGAATATCGATTTCTGAAAAAAAACGGGGGATTCGTTTGGCTGCGCGACATCGTAAAAGTCATCGTAAAAAACAATCAACCGAAATGGCTTCGGGGCGTGATGGTGGACATCACCGAAAGAAAACAGATCGAAGCCAAACTTCTGGAAAGAAACCAGTTCATAGAATCGATCCTGGATATCACGCCGGATATATTATATATTTATGATATAGAAGAACGCAGAAACGTATACAGCAACAACGGAATCGAGGTCGTTCTCGGTTATTCTCCCGATGAAATGAAGGAAATGGGAGAGAATCTCATTCCGATCCTGATGCATCCCGAGGATTTTCCGAAATATCTGAAGGAAGTCGTACCTCAATACGCGAACATGAGCGATAAGGATATCATAGAACATTCGTATCGGATGAAACACAAAAAGACCGGACAATGGAGATGGTTGATTTCCCGAGAACGGATCTATCAAAGAAATTCGAACCACGGACCGAAACAGATTTTCGGAATCATCTACGACATCACGAAGAGCAAGGAAGCGGAGGAAACGATTCTCGATCTGAACGCGAACCTGGAAAGAAAGATCGATATTCGAACCGAAGAACTCAGCAAATCGAATTCCGATCTTCGAGAAGCGGTATTCAATCTGGAAAGAATCATGAAGGAATTGCAGGAAGCTCAGGACCAGCTTCTTCTTTCCGAAAAACTTGCGGCGCTCGGACAACTCGCGGCAGGGATGACGCACGAACTCAACACACCTTTAGGAGCGATTCTTTCTTCGAACCGCGCGATCTTGGAAATTCTCCAGAAAGAATTAAAGGGAATTCCCGAAATCCTTTCCGGTCTCAATCGGGAAGAATCAGAAAGTTTTAATATTCTTCTCGAAGAAAGTTTAAAGGACGCGTTTCAATCCGAGATCATACCCGATCGAAGTTTGAAAAAAGAATTACACCGGATGTTTAAGAACGCGGGTTTCGACGACTACGACGACGTAACGAGTTCCGTTTTGGATATCGGAGCATACAGACTCGGAGAGAGGTTGATCGATCTTTTAAAAACCGAAAAAAGAACGAATCTTTTGGCGACGGTCGGGTCGCTTTCCACGATCGTTCGTTTGAGCAACGTGATCGCGATCGCGAGCGGGAAGGCTTCGCACGTTGTGGAGGCTTTGAAGAATTATTTGAATCCGGGCGGAAGCGAACAAGAGGAAGGAATCGTTGCCGTGGATATAAAATCCGAGATCGAAACCATTCTCACCTTGTATCATACGAAAATAAAATACGGCGTCGAAATCGTTAAGGATTATAAAACGGACGGGCTTTGTCTCGGAAACGGGAATCGACTCAATCAGGTTTGGATCAATCTTCTAAATAATGGTTTGCAATCCATGAATTACCAAGGGAAGATTGAAATCAGCCTGGAAGAGCAACATCCTTGGATCATCACTTCCTTTATCGATTCGGGGGCGGGGATTCCCGATTCGATCAAAGATAAGATTTTCGAACCGTTTTTTACCACTAAAAAACAAGGAGAAGGGATCGGCTTAGGGCTCGATATCTGCAAAAAGATCATAGAGAAAATGGGCGGAAGAATAGAGTTTGAGAGTGTTCCCGGAAGAACAAAGTTTAGCGTGTGGTTGAAGGCCGCACGTTCGGTGTAA
- a CDS encoding response regulator, which yields MKDNIKKNNAILCVDDEPIILIALKQELKKQFGNEFQYETAINANEALEVVDELVANGVNVILILSDWRMPGLKGDEFLILIHKKYPNIRSILITGHVDEAAVERVKKEAGTYAVLPKPWDPKQLADAVKVCCGRN from the coding sequence TTGAAAGATAACATCAAGAAAAACAACGCGATCCTTTGTGTGGACGACGAACCGATCATCCTCATCGCGTTGAAACAGGAATTAAAAAAACAGTTCGGAAACGAATTTCAATACGAGACCGCGATCAACGCAAACGAAGCTTTGGAAGTCGTGGACGAGTTGGTCGCAAACGGAGTCAACGTGATTCTCATTTTATCCGATTGGCGTATGCCCGGACTCAAAGGGGATGAATTCTTAATCTTAATTCATAAAAAATATCCGAACATACGTTCCATTCTCATCACGGGTCACGTCGACGAAGCGGCCGTGGAAAGAGTAAAAAAAGAAGCGGGAACGTACGCGGTTCTTCCCAAACCTTGGGACCCGAAACAACTCGCGGACGCAGTCAAAGTTTGTTGCGGTCGAAATTAA
- a CDS encoding MBL fold metallo-hydrolase yields MKIHRYNSIPEVKDIGDGIFKTEIPQPFYSPNNIYILPDGEPTIIDSGYIENLGLLQRALKTIGLSLSKIKHIIYTHNHLDHMSAALTLRYYTDAKLYAMTGMAAEIGNYVEFVQVFQRAMRRLVYKGHHDNTTRATELKRVDTGIFEFHDALENSERVDPYLDFDVELVEGDVIKAGGREIGILHTPGHNRWHLTPYILGEKIYFTGDLVLQNISSIYAEIDGNLYDYHQSLDRLSKLPIRRLLPAHGPEPDDPQRAIKLLSKTLNLLERGVVRRLKENDQDLSTLVLEAMGEKVANSGYYNTALAILHSLIRKLIDQGQVQVLEIDPPYEKYRWIGGDAV; encoded by the coding sequence ATGAAAATTCACCGATACAATTCTATTCCGGAAGTAAAGGACATAGGAGACGGAATCTTTAAGACTGAAATTCCTCAGCCGTTTTATTCTCCGAACAATATCTATATTCTTCCAGACGGCGAACCGACCATCATCGACTCGGGTTATATCGAGAACCTCGGTCTTTTGCAAAGAGCGTTGAAGACGATCGGTCTTTCCTTGAGCAAAATCAAGCACATCATCTACACCCACAATCATCTCGATCATATGAGCGCGGCCTTGACGTTGCGTTATTATACGGATGCGAAGTTGTATGCGATGACCGGAATGGCCGCGGAGATCGGAAACTACGTGGAGTTCGTTCAGGTTTTTCAAAGGGCGATGAGAAGACTCGTCTACAAAGGACATCACGATAATACGACCAGGGCCACCGAACTCAAAAGAGTGGATACGGGTATATTCGAATTTCATGATGCGTTGGAGAATTCCGAAAGAGTCGATCCGTATCTGGACTTCGACGTGGAACTCGTGGAAGGGGACGTCATCAAGGCGGGCGGAAGGGAAATCGGAATTCTTCATACTCCAGGTCACAACCGTTGGCATTTGACTCCTTATATTTTGGGGGAGAAGATCTATTTTACCGGCGATTTGGTTCTGCAAAATATTTCCTCGATCTACGCGGAGATCGACGGAAACTTATACGACTATCATCAATCCTTGGATCGTCTTTCCAAATTGCCGATTCGAAGACTTCTTCCCGCGCACGGACCCGAACCCGACGATCCGCAAAGGGCGATCAAACTACTTTCAAAAACTCTAAACCTTTTGGAAAGGGGGGTCGTTCGAAGATTGAAGGAGAACGATCAGGATCTTTCCACGTTGGTTCTCGAAGCGATGGGCGAAAAAGTGGCGAACAGCGGTTATTACAATACGGCGCTCGCGATTCTCCATTCTTTGATCCGAAAGCTGATTGATCAAGGGCAGGTTCAGGTTTTGGAAATCGATCCTCCATACGAAAAATATCGTTGGATCGGCGGAGATGCGGTTTAG
- a CDS encoding sensor histidine kinase — protein sequence MHWKRFENIYADKDYILKIRAWYLFLFNSISVVLDSIALFLFLYKDVQFLPASFFLFFIASIVSIFLLWKGMFRAALTATLGSGIWNILGGLFFGNPNGNMLLAFPLIVILFLLFTNIRITIYISLFFLGVMFGYFALQNENGTLVVSYAIDSVLIYTLFTIMALLTVRILNTYIEEKNELIKEIHHRVRNNLQVLCGLADLHRNQEENSKSVLFEFQNRILAMSEVHNYMYKSDNYHNVEFSGVIDKIVENSKKKHKDSTALAVNNSDKISLPIETAIPCAMIFNELLENCLTHAFKNTTDPKIEIRFFRSKKIFQLIVKDNGVGMPMPFDVKKSSTTGFTLIHILSKQMHGNFRLSGDQGLTAVLEFSYHSDSADPANP from the coding sequence ATGCATTGGAAGCGGTTCGAGAACATATACGCGGACAAAGACTATATCCTTAAGATCCGCGCCTGGTATCTTTTCCTTTTCAATTCCATATCCGTAGTTTTGGATTCGATTGCGCTCTTTTTGTTCTTATACAAGGACGTTCAATTTCTTCCCGCCAGTTTTTTTCTCTTCTTTATCGCCTCGATCGTTTCCATCTTTCTGCTCTGGAAAGGAATGTTTCGAGCCGCTTTGACCGCGACGCTCGGCTCGGGCATTTGGAACATCTTAGGCGGTTTGTTCTTCGGAAATCCGAACGGGAACATGCTTCTCGCGTTTCCGCTGATCGTGATCCTATTTTTATTATTTACGAATATTAGAATTACCATATATATTTCCCTTTTTTTTCTCGGGGTAATGTTCGGCTACTTCGCTTTGCAGAACGAGAACGGAACTTTGGTCGTAAGTTACGCGATCGACTCGGTTCTCATTTATACCCTGTTTACGATCATGGCCCTCCTCACCGTTCGGATTTTAAACACCTATATCGAGGAGAAAAACGAACTGATCAAAGAGATTCATCATAGGGTGAGAAACAATCTTCAGGTTCTTTGCGGCCTCGCGGATTTGCATCGCAACCAGGAAGAAAATTCAAAAAGCGTTTTATTCGAATTTCAGAATAGAATTCTCGCGATGTCCGAAGTGCATAACTATATGTATAAATCGGACAACTATCACAACGTGGAATTTTCGGGGGTGATCGATAAGATTGTGGAGAATTCCAAAAAGAAACATAAGGATTCGACTGCGCTGGCGGTCAACAACTCGGATAAGATTTCGCTTCCGATCGAAACCGCGATTCCCTGCGCGATGATCTTCAACGAACTGCTCGAGAACTGCCTAACGCACGCTTTTAAAAACACAACCGATCCGAAAATCGAAATCCGTTTTTTTAGATCGAAGAAAATTTTCCAATTGATCGTAAAAGATAACGGAGTCGGGATGCCGATGCCCTTCGACGTAAAAAAATCGTCAACGACGGGATTTACTCTGATTCATATTCTCTCCAAACAGATGCACGGAAATTTTCGTCTTTCCGGCGATCAAGGTTTGACTGCGGTTCTTGAGTTCAGCTATCATTCCGATTCGGCCGACCCGGCAAATCCTTGA
- a CDS encoding ribonuclease H-like domain-containing protein has protein sequence MLEHTFCHLPGIDSTEEKNLWARGIHNWRDLKDYLRSESIPIRNLILDALEFSKKELERENFFYFFHVLSSKHHWRLFPTIRKKLMYLDIETTGLGSEDRTTVIGTYDGSEYRSYIRGFNLDFFLDNLRQDQIFVSYNGIGFDVPFLEKEFNVRFRNNHIDIMFFLRSLGIKGGLKGCEKALGIVRPEEASITGADAVKLWKQYVDYDDTDALRILEGYNREDTVNLEILFVKGYNLKIKETPFYGEILREPSSS, from the coding sequence ATGCTCGAACATACGTTTTGTCATTTGCCCGGGATCGATTCTACCGAGGAAAAAAATCTTTGGGCTCGGGGAATCCACAACTGGAGGGACTTAAAGGATTATCTGAGATCCGAATCCATTCCGATCCGAAATCTGATCTTAGACGCATTAGAATTTTCTAAAAAAGAATTGGAACGGGAGAATTTTTTCTACTTCTTCCACGTTCTTTCCTCCAAACATCACTGGAGATTGTTTCCTACGATTCGCAAAAAATTGATGTATCTGGATATCGAAACGACCGGACTCGGAAGCGAGGACAGAACCACGGTGATCGGAACGTACGACGGCTCGGAATACCGTTCTTATATCCGAGGATTCAACCTGGATTTCTTTTTGGATAATCTTCGTCAGGATCAGATTTTCGTTTCCTACAACGGAATCGGCTTCGACGTTCCCTTTTTGGAAAAGGAATTCAACGTTCGATTCAGAAACAATCATATCGATATTATGTTTTTCTTAAGATCCCTCGGAATCAAGGGAGGCCTCAAAGGTTGCGAGAAGGCTCTCGGGATCGTAAGACCGGAAGAAGCGTCCATAACCGGAGCAGATGCGGTAAAACTTTGGAAACAATATGTTGACTATGACGACACGGACGCTCTTCGAATTTTGGAAGGTTACAACCGCGAAGACACGGTGAATCTTGAAATATTATTCGTCAAAGGTTATAATCTAAAGATCAAAGAAACCCCGTTCTACGGGGAGATCCTCAGGGAGCCGTCTTCGTCCTGA
- a CDS encoding apolipoprotein N-acyltransferase, which translates to MIRRLIPIDSIVYRLLLCLGVGFGTLLGLSPFSFFSAGVAASVSCLFLFLSLDKESFWKVSLWLLILSQILNLTTFFWIPGAVSRIAGTGPIVSILFFLFYGLISHLKLFPFYLIFRFSKIKSASSPWVLLVLPAAGTIADAAVYQIFPWYWGNLIGGSIVFEQFASICGVYGLSFLLLFLSSIFVIFLNHFKRKNSKEFKTAVVGAIGIVFVYTYGLYRIGYADRALSEDKPKTISVVMIQPDTSPGTKDLKADRAFLSSTMSKVLSLALEGSMSSENSPSLIVIPESSIPFHGTIDSEENRNEHIYSSTMEGLILYLSKHTGADVLFNELNMDKGRLRNQISLFKNSDGSTERYDKRRLLAFGEYLPMEKELPFLRSVFKETSRYVPGETPKLLIGNKNRNETSIAAPDPKEISEIGNPETFRSSFSSEVRQLEKIRNLEYSYSILPLLCYEAMFTELVLDYFKDGQKPEILINITNDSWFDSELEANQHSGTVRLRAIETGLPLIRSTVSGISEVWDARGISLIHSMGFHETGIRTFSIRLGSSISTVYTTFGNVPLWIVCVLSLSIRFVFLSKFIRKR; encoded by the coding sequence ATGATCCGCCGTTTGATTCCGATAGATTCGATCGTTTACCGGCTCCTGCTTTGTCTGGGAGTCGGTTTCGGAACCCTTTTGGGGCTTTCTCCTTTTTCCTTTTTTTCCGCGGGAGTGGCCGCTTCCGTTTCCTGTCTTTTTTTATTTCTTTCCCTCGATAAGGAATCGTTTTGGAAAGTTTCCCTTTGGCTTTTGATTCTTTCGCAGATTTTAAACCTCACCACTTTTTTTTGGATTCCGGGCGCGGTTTCGAGAATTGCTGGGACGGGTCCGATCGTTTCGATTCTTTTTTTTCTGTTCTACGGATTGATTTCCCATCTGAAACTATTTCCGTTTTATCTAATATTCCGTTTTTCTAAAATAAAATCGGCCTCTTCTCCCTGGGTTCTGCTCGTACTCCCCGCTGCGGGAACGATCGCGGACGCGGCGGTTTATCAGATTTTTCCGTGGTATTGGGGAAATCTGATCGGAGGTTCGATCGTTTTCGAACAATTCGCATCGATCTGCGGCGTTTACGGACTGAGTTTTCTGCTTCTTTTCCTATCTTCGATTTTTGTAATATTCTTAAATCATTTTAAACGGAAGAATTCCAAAGAATTCAAAACCGCCGTGGTCGGAGCGATCGGAATCGTTTTCGTATATACGTACGGTTTGTATCGAATCGGATACGCGGATCGAGCTCTTAGCGAAGACAAACCCAAAACGATTTCCGTTGTGATGATCCAACCCGACACTTCTCCGGGAACCAAGGATTTAAAAGCGGATCGAGCTTTTTTAAGCTCGACAATGAGCAAGGTGTTGTCTCTTGCCTTGGAAGGAAGTATGAGCTCCGAAAATTCTCCCTCTCTGATCGTAATTCCGGAATCCTCGATTCCGTTTCACGGAACGATCGACTCGGAGGAAAATCGAAACGAACACATTTATTCTTCCACGATGGAGGGATTGATTTTATATCTTTCCAAACACACGGGCGCCGACGTTCTTTTCAACGAGTTGAACATGGACAAGGGAAGACTCAGAAATCAAATCAGTCTTTTTAAAAATTCGGACGGAAGCACGGAACGATACGATAAAAGAAGACTTCTCGCGTTCGGAGAATATCTTCCGATGGAAAAGGAACTTCCCTTTTTACGTTCCGTCTTTAAGGAAACTTCCCGATACGTTCCCGGAGAAACTCCGAAACTTTTAATCGGAAATAAGAATCGAAACGAAACTTCGATCGCGGCTCCCGACCCGAAGGAAATTTCGGAGATCGGAAATCCGGAAACGTTTCGATCCTCGTTTTCCTCCGAAGTCCGACAACTTGAGAAAATTAGAAATTTAGAATATTCGTATTCCATTCTTCCCTTATTGTGTTACGAGGCGATGTTCACCGAATTGGTTCTGGATTATTTCAAAGACGGACAAAAACCGGAAATTCTAATCAACATCACGAACGATTCGTGGTTCGACTCGGAACTCGAAGCGAATCAACATTCGGGAACCGTTCGTTTGAGGGCGATCGAAACCGGTTTGCCGTTGATTCGTTCCACCGTTTCTGGAATTTCCGAAGTTTGGGACGCGCGCGGAATTTCTCTGATTCATTCCATGGGTTTTCACGAGACGGGAATCCGAACATTTTCGATCCGATTGGGTTCTTCCATCTCCACCGTTTATACGACGTTCGGAAACGTTCCTCTTTGGATCGTTTGCGTGTTGTCTCTTTCGATTCGTTTCGTCTTCTTGTCGAAGTTCATTAGGAAACGTTGA